A single window of Narcine bancroftii isolate sNarBan1 chromosome 13, sNarBan1.hap1, whole genome shotgun sequence DNA harbors:
- the LOC138748818 gene encoding tyrosine-protein phosphatase non-receptor type substrate 1-like isoform X1 has protein sequence MRISFYLFLQIQIPFAAGHRINYDLQQPDTLTTTKGDSILLNCSYSNSKLLKFQLKWTFRESGTHSEKIIANLSNIKQWVSHFRYCVKHILTLKVFTLIITDVQVRDNGIYNCEMIWMAPAPIFKARGNSTQLNVTASPSIQLLESSNEIASLPSIVITCSAYGFYPNNITLRIQPTCLTNRLISISNPSNPDGTYNNTRTYRISTKSCTKSTEFTCLVQHPASRTEINGTLLIAIHTDAQDHKWSIWISILLSVSGGTACVILLLLFLIKYIYGIQEQKRIQAGNQPLNLEQNNMNESDENEICYVELQWGNAESKKVKEEEVVYSPVLH, from the exons ATGAGGATATCATTTTATCTTTTCCTCCAGATACAGATACCGTTTGCAG CTGGACACAGGATAAATTATGATTTACAGCAGCCCGACACTCTGACCACCACAAAAGGAGACTCAATCTTATTAAATTGTTCCTATTCCAACTCTAAACTTTTGAAATTTCAACTAAAGTGGACTTTCCGTGAAAGTGGAACGCATTCTGAAAAGATCATTGCAAATCTGTCAAATATTAAACAATGGGTGTCTCATTTTCGATACTGTGTAAAGCACATTTTAACACTGAAAGTTTTCACCTTAATAATTACTGATGTTCAAGTCCGTGACAATGGCATCTACAACTGTGAGATGATTTGGATGGCTCCAGCACCAATTTTTAAAGCACGTGGAAACAGTACCCAACTGAATGTAACTG CTTCTCCTTCTATCCAGCTCCTGGAATCTTCAAATGAGATTGCTTCTTTACCTTCCATTGTTATCACATGCTCAGCATATGGATTTTATCCAAATAATATTACATTGAGGATTCAACCAACCTGTCTCACCAACAGGCTCATCAGTATAAGCAATCCATCAAATCCCGATGGAACCTATAACAACACAAGGACTTATAGAATTTCCACTAAAAGCTGTACTAAGTCCACTGAATTCACTTGTTTAGTTCAACATCCAGCATCGCGAACCGAGATAAATGGTACTCTTCTCATTGCCATACATACAGATGCTCAAG ATCATAAATGGAGTATCTGGATTTCAATTTTGCTTTCCGTAAGTGGAGGAACAGCTTGTGTTATCCTTCTTTTGCTCTTCCTTATAAAATATATTTACG GAATTCAAGAACAAAAGAGAATTCAAGCTGGTAATCAACCATTGAACCTGGAACAGAATAACATG AATGAAAGTGATGAGAATGAGATCTGCTATGTCGAACTGCAATGGGGAAACGCAGAGAGTAAGAAGGTGAAGGAGGAGGAAGTTGTGTACAGCCCAGTTCTTCACTga
- the LOC138748818 gene encoding uncharacterized protein isoform X2 — protein MRISFYLFLQIQIPFAAGHRINYDLQQPDTLTTTKGDSILLNCSYSNSKLLKFQLKWTFRESGTHSEKIIANLSNIKQWVSHFRYCVKHILTLKVFTLIITDVQVRDNGIYNCEMIWMAPAPIFKARGNSTQLNVTASPSIQLLESSNEIASLPSIVITCSAYGFYPNNITLRIQPTCLTNRLISISNPSNPDGTYNNTRTYRISTKSCTKSTEFTCLVQHPASRTEINGTLLIAIHTDAQDHKWSIWISILLSEFKNKREFKLVINH, from the exons ATGAGGATATCATTTTATCTTTTCCTCCAGATACAGATACCGTTTGCAG CTGGACACAGGATAAATTATGATTTACAGCAGCCCGACACTCTGACCACCACAAAAGGAGACTCAATCTTATTAAATTGTTCCTATTCCAACTCTAAACTTTTGAAATTTCAACTAAAGTGGACTTTCCGTGAAAGTGGAACGCATTCTGAAAAGATCATTGCAAATCTGTCAAATATTAAACAATGGGTGTCTCATTTTCGATACTGTGTAAAGCACATTTTAACACTGAAAGTTTTCACCTTAATAATTACTGATGTTCAAGTCCGTGACAATGGCATCTACAACTGTGAGATGATTTGGATGGCTCCAGCACCAATTTTTAAAGCACGTGGAAACAGTACCCAACTGAATGTAACTG CTTCTCCTTCTATCCAGCTCCTGGAATCTTCAAATGAGATTGCTTCTTTACCTTCCATTGTTATCACATGCTCAGCATATGGATTTTATCCAAATAATATTACATTGAGGATTCAACCAACCTGTCTCACCAACAGGCTCATCAGTATAAGCAATCCATCAAATCCCGATGGAACCTATAACAACACAAGGACTTATAGAATTTCCACTAAAAGCTGTACTAAGTCCACTGAATTCACTTGTTTAGTTCAACATCCAGCATCGCGAACCGAGATAAATGGTACTCTTCTCATTGCCATACATACAGATGCTCAAG ATCATAAATGGAGTATCTGGATTTCAATTTTGCTTTCC GAATTCAAGAACAAAAGAGAATTCAAGCTGGTAATCAACCATTGA